From one Lolium rigidum isolate FL_2022 chromosome 4, APGP_CSIRO_Lrig_0.1, whole genome shotgun sequence genomic stretch:
- the LOC124649175 gene encoding 11 kDa late embryogenesis abundant protein-like: protein MQAGKSAMEATKEAAANVGASAYSGMEKARAAVQGQAEKATAHNASDKEAAEVRMRERVRGAEEEKQNAMLANAAAKERASAGTYHPSQGAPGIVPGGGPTGGHVEDGVAESRPVGLATGTGRPSAAHNPHVGSDFPQARGTGGQYQ, encoded by the coding sequence ATGCAGGCCGGGAAGAGCGCCATGGAGGCCACCAAGGAGGCTGCCGCCAACGTCGGCGCCTCGGCGTACTCCGGCATGGAGAAGGCCCGGGCCGCCGTCCAGGGGCAGGCGGAGAAGGCCACGGCGCACAACGCGTCCGAcaaggaggcggcggaggtgAGGATGCGGGAGCGCGTGCGgggagcggaggaggagaagCAGAACGCCATGctcgccaacgccgccgccaaggAGCGGGCCAGCGCTGGGACGTACCACCCGTCGCAGGGCGCCCCGGGGATCGTGCCGGGCGGCGGCCCGACGGGTGGCCACGTCGAGGACGGCGTCGCGGAGAGCCGGCCGGTCGGCCTGGCGACGGGCACCGGGAGGCCCAGCGCCGCGCATAACCCGCATGTTGGAAGCGACTTCCCGCAGGCGCGCGGCACCGGTGGCCAGTACCAGTGA